CTACCTAAAAGCTAGATCCTTTACATTGATCTATAACTCATAATATATCGAGAATCTAAAAACTCAGATTTATAAGCTGGTGGGGCGGAAACTCGCCTCTGGCGCCACTACAAATGCTTATGATTCATTGTTTTATGCTTCCGCTAGGCTCCACGAAATAGCTATGAAATAATGTCTTCTAATAATATTAGTGCTAAGGGCTGGAATGTTGTCTTCATAGCGGTTCATTTATGTTTCCTAATGCCATCCTTTTCTATGGGTTCATCGATATAGATTGTACTATGCATACTTGCTAATGTCCTTTCATAACTTGTTTTGAATAAGTAAGGGTGTTGGATAGATAAATCATGGTTGTTAAGGGTTGGAGTGCGTATCGATAGACGAGCTTGTTAGGGGATTTGAGAGGGCTTTGGTAGAGTCTTTTCTAAGCGTTTTCGGTGATAGGCTTGTCTCTCTTGTTCTATATGGCTCATATGCTAGGGGGGATTTTAGGGGGGATAGTGATGTAGATCTAATAGTTGTTCTTAATGATGTTATAGATAGATATGCTTTACATCTAGAGCTTGACAGGGTTGAGGAGCTGTTAGCACCTATTCTAAGGTGTTTTAAAAAATATGGATATAACCCTGTTCTATCGCCTATAGTACTTGGCATTGATCAGGCAAGGGATATCCGCCCACTCTACTTAGATGCTGTCTTTGACGTCAAGATCCTATATGATAGGGGTAGCTTCATGTCAAATATCTTCGAGAGGTTGAGGAGGAAGCTCGAGGAATATGGTGCTAGAAGGGTTAGGATAGGTAGGAAATGGGTTACGGTGTTAAAGAATAGCTATCGATTTGGAGAGGTGATAGAGTTTGAATAACATTGATATGGCTAGAGCATATATAGAGGAGGCTGAGAGGAGGATAAGGATAGCTGAGATGATGCTAAGAGAGAAAGCGTATGCATATACCATTAGACAGAGTCAAGAGGCTGTGGAGCTGCTTCTCAAGGCCTCACTAAGGCTTATTGGGATCGAGCCTCCTAAATGGCGTGACGTTGGCCCCGTGCTAATAGAATTCTCAGATAGATTCCCAGAATGGTTTAGAGAGAAAATACTGGAGCTAGCAGCAATATCCCGCTGGCTCAGACGCGAGAGAGAACCATCGATGTATGGTGATGAGGAGCTCGGCCTACCACCTACAAGGCTATATACAGAGCCATATGCTCTTAAGGCAGTTGAAGGAGCAAAGATCGTCTATGTTTATGTGAAAAAGCTTCTAGACAGCTACCTACCTAGCCAACAAAGATAGGAATCCCAATCAAGCTAGTATAGACATCTGTTTAAAACATAGAATGATAAATAGCTAGACGAAGATCACCATTATAATCTAACTAAGACACCATATTGTTTCTAATAGGTCAGAGCCGATGTTAAACATATAGGGATGATCCCACTCCTCTCAACAAACCTTGGGATTACAAACTGAAAGCCTCGTCCTTTAGGGTGGGAATGTTGTTAATGCTTATAAGCTTTGCTCCACAATCCTTTTGGGCCTCGGCGGGCCAACCTCTAATAGCTATAACACCCCTATCTCTATGCCCGCAGGGGCCGAGCGTGATATCTTGATCAGAACGGTGATGCTAAGGCTATTGCCGGATGGGGAGACTGAGGCTAGGCTGAGGAAACTATGTGATATATCTTCAAAGCTCTGGAACGAGATCAACTATGCTAGGAGGAGGCAGTTCTTCGAAACCAAAAAAGTAGATCTTAAGCAAACATATAAGGAGTTCTATGAGAGGTATAAGAAGCTGATTGGATCTGCAACTACACAGCAGGTTCTGAACAAGAACGATGAGGCCTGGAGATCGTTCTTCTCATCTCTGAAGGCTAAGAAGGAGGATAGGCTACCACCATTCATAAAGAAAGTTAATCCACCCGGATATAGGAAGAGGGGGAAGACCAGAATATTATGGACAGTCCTCAGAAATGATCAATATAACATTGATGGCGAATATATCGTGATAAAGGGCTTAGGAGCTATCGGATCTATAAGGGTTAGATATTCAGGTAGAATACATGTTTCCGGGAAACAGGGTAGGGCTGAGATACACTATGATTATGATGATAAGAAATGGTATATTTATGTGTCATACGAGGTTGATAAAAAGGTGATCAGGAATAGTAGCTTTAGAGTGCCTTTAAAGCCCCTCGGAGATAAAGAGGCTGGCATTGATATAGGCATCAATAACCTCTTAGCTGTATATGTTGATGATGGATCTGCTTTATTGGTTAATGGGAGGCCTTTGAAGGCTATTAGCTTCTACTGGAGGGAGAAGATATCAGAGTACCAGAGTACTCTGAATAGATATGGTCTTAGGTCTTCTAAGAGGCTTAGGAGGATGTATAGAAAATGGAGGAAACAGATCAAGAGCTATATAGATTGGGCTGTTAGGAACACAATAGAATGGCTATATAGTGAAGGTGTTAAGAGGATATATGTTGGTCATCCGAAATATGCTTCTCAAGAACCTGGCAAGGGTTCTAAGATCAACTTCGAGATTATCCATATATGGAGCTATGGATATCTATTGAGAAGATTGAGAGAAGTTGCAGAGGAATATGGTATAGAGGTTGAGCATGTAGATGAGGAAAACACATCCAGAACATGCCCAATATGCAGAGCAATAGAGGATCACAAGAGAATATCGAGAGGACTATTCAAATGCTATAAGCATAACATTGTATTCAACGCAGACCTCGTGGGGGCATTCAACATACTAGCTAAGAGTAAAGCCATAACCCCGAGCCCCGCACTATGCGGGGTAGGGGTAACACGCCTAAGACCAGGCGAGAGGCTGAACCGAACAATAGCTCGGGATGTAGCCCAAACCTCCCCACCCTAGGGGGAACCCTCACCCTTCAGGGCGGGGAGGAGGTCAGATATGATTACACATATAAATCCTCTGAGTCCTAGATATGCAGGGCTAAATTTATGAACCTTAATGAGGCTAAAAACCGAGTGAACCTTAATGAAGCTAGGAACCGAGGTATAATCGGTTCTATTTTCGCTATTATAGGTGTGGT
The sequence above is a segment of the Sulfolobales archaeon genome. Coding sequences within it:
- a CDS encoding HEPN domain-containing protein, whose protein sequence is MNNIDMARAYIEEAERRIRIAEMMLREKAYAYTIRQSQEAVELLLKASLRLIGIEPPKWRDVGPVLIEFSDRFPEWFREKILELAAISRWLRREREPSMYGDEELGLPPTRLYTEPYALKAVEGAKIVYVYVKKLLDSYLPSQQR
- a CDS encoding nucleotidyltransferase domain-containing protein, whose product is MECVSIDELVRGFERALVESFLSVFGDRLVSLVLYGSYARGDFRGDSDVDLIVVLNDVIDRYALHLELDRVEELLAPILRCFKKYGYNPVLSPIVLGIDQARDIRPLYLDAVFDVKILYDRGSFMSNIFERLRRKLEEYGARRVRIGRKWVTVLKNSYRFGEVIEFE
- a CDS encoding transposase — protein: MIRTVMLRLLPDGETEARLRKLCDISSKLWNEINYARRRQFFETKKVDLKQTYKEFYERYKKLIGSATTQQVLNKNDEAWRSFFSSLKAKKEDRLPPFIKKVNPPGYRKRGKTRILWTVLRNDQYNIDGEYIVIKGLGAIGSIRVRYSGRIHVSGKQGRAEIHYDYDDKKWYIYVSYEVDKKVIRNSSFRVPLKPLGDKEAGIDIGINNLLAVYVDDGSALLVNGRPLKAISFYWREKISEYQSTLNRYGLRSSKRLRRMYRKWRKQIKSYIDWAVRNTIEWLYSEGVKRIYVGHPKYASQEPGKGSKINFEIIHIWSYGYLLRRLREVAEEYGIEVEHVDEENTSRTCPICRAIEDHKRISRGLFKCYKHNIVFNADLVGAFNILAKSKAITPSPALCGVGVTRLRPGERLNRTIARDVAQTSPP